The segment AACGTTGCAATCAGAACGGGCAATGGTCATTAGAGACCCGGAAGAAGCTCATGGTTCCCCGGCAATATTTTAGAAGCGGTATCCCAGATTGGCCCAGGCCAGGCGCTGGCGGTATGTTTTTGACCGGTCCAGCCGGTCGGTTTTGTTTATCTGCTTGGCTCCCAGCTCCAGGGAAAACCTGGTTCCCAGGCTGGCGGTGCCCTTGAGATACCCCGTGTGTTTGAGTTGATCGACGGTGTTCAGATCATCCCGGAGCTGATAATACTGATATCCGGAGTTGATCTGCCAGGTTCTTCCGGAAGAAAAGTTAATGTCCAGATTGGCCGAATGGGACCGGGTCAGCCGGTCGCTTTGGCTGGCGGAATAAGAATAGAGGGGAGTGGCCCGGAACCGTTTCCATTTTACACTAAAACTGGTTCCCAGGCTGCTGCTTTGATAGTTGTAGCCTGTGTAAGGCCTTCGGCTGTGGTCAAGATTAATGTTAAAACCGGAGAACCAATGTTTCGGATCGATGCCGGATAATCTCAGCGAGGCCCCGGCCTTGTAGCTGTTTCCGGCGGTAGAATCGGTGAATATTTTATAGGCCGAGGCGTAGGCCTGGGTGTTTAACCCCTTGTTCCAATTAGATTCATGGGCCAGGGCCAGTTCGTTCTTGGCCGCCTCGGCATAGGGGTTGCCGAAACTGTAAAAATACTGTCCCAGCGAAGTATACCGCGCTTTCCAAAGATGTCTGCTCCGGCGGACCTGGAGCCCGGCCGAGCAGCCCTGGCCATAGACCATTCTTCCGGTGTCGGGGATCAGCCTGGTGCGGATGTATTCCCCGGACAGTAGCAGGGTTTTGAACGGAAGGTCCAACGCCAGCAGCAACAGCTGGTTTTGGCCGGGATGAAGAGTGTCGGCCGACAGGATGGTGTCGGAGATCCCCAGCAGTTCGTCAGTATAGACATAGGAGCTGGTCTTATATCTGACCGAATCCGGCAGAGAGGAAGGGTCGTCGTATCCGGAGTAATACCCTGCCGAAAAGACCAGGCTGTCACGAAATTCCAACAATCCCTGGCCTCCGTAAATGTACTGGGCAAAGGTCTGATACCCGGTGTCGGCAGGCTGGGAGCGGCAGGCCAGCAGGTCTATCTTCAGGCGTCCGGTCTTATATGTACCGGCTCCGCCCAGCGGAGAAAGGCCGGAGAAAGCCAGTTCCGAAAGCACGGGGTAGAACTCTCCCAGACTCAATTCCCATCGGGGGTGGTAAAACTGCAACTGGCCGTGGGGGTCCTGGTCGTAAGACGGATCGTAGGACAGATTCCCGTTAAAGTTTCCCCGGCCCAGCAGCCCCGAAAACGACAACTCGGTCCTGGGCAGAAAACCGGCCGGGGAGGAAAGGCCCAGACCGGCGGTGTCGGCGCTGCAGTCAGAGTACTGTCCTCCAAGGCCTGCCCAGGTATCCCAGAGCCAGGCATTTTCCGGAACCGACAAAGTTTTTGGGGCGTAAAATATCCATCCGTGTGAAAAAACGGTGTCCGGTCCGATCAGGGCCGTCAGCCGCATTTGGTGCGGTCCGGGCTGGGGGGCGAAATCCGAAATATAGTAAAGGTAGTCGCCGGTAATCTGAGTCCCGGCGGTGATATCCACGTCATCCAATTGAAGACTGAGGGAATAATCCTGCAGGTCCAACAGCAGCAGTGAGACCTCCAGAGGCTCGTCCTGGGGCAGCAGGGAATCCGGCAGGGGGGAAAGTATGGTGATGAAATCAAAACCTTCTCCGGATGGAATATCTGCTGCCAACAGGTTCTGGCCCCGGGCCGGGAAACAGGCAACCAGCAATAATAATATTGTTGCAAAATACTTGGACATATTTTAATGATGTCAAATTTCAGGCCAAAAGTCAAGGGGATACCATAAGGAAGGAAAAAGATATTTTAAAGGTCATCAAATCGTTTGACTTTTGGGGCAAAATGTTATAAGGTAATGCTGCCGATCATTCAATTACAAACCGAAAGAATCAGATGAACTCAGTTTACATCCATATTCCATTCTGTCTGGCCAAGTGCCACTACTGCGGATTCAATTCCCAGCCGTTGGAACAGCCTGCCGAACTGAAAAAATATTTTCAGGCGCTGTCCTTTGAGGTCGATGGCAGTAGGAACGAGATCGAAGAATTAAGAACGATATATTTCGGCGGGGGCACTCCCACCATCGCAACGGCCAGGCTGATTGAAACGATCTTGAAAGCGCTGCCAATCTGGATTCCTGAGGCCGAACTGACCTTAGAGGCCAATCCCGGAACCGTTTCCCTGGAAAAACTGAAAGCTCTCCGGGAAATGGGATTCAACCGGCTGAGCCTGGGGGTGCAGTCTTTCAACGACGAGCGGTTGAAGCAGATAGGCCGGGTGCACACCGCCCGGCAGGCCGTCAAAGCCTTTGAGCTGGGGGCCAAAGCCGGCTTTGCCAACATCAACCTGGACCTGATCTACGCCCTGCCGGGACAGTCATTAAACGACTGGAAAAGGGACCTGGCCAAGGCGCTTTCGCTTGAACCCCGGCACCTGTCGCTTTATTCGCTGACCTATGAGAGGGATACGGAATTCAAAAAACAAAAAGCAGAAGGCAAAATAATACCATGCGGGGAAGAGCTTGAAGCCGACATGTACCTGGAGGCTGTCGACAAGCTTGACCGGGCCGGGCTTAAGCGCTATGAGATCTCCAACTTTGCCAAAAAAGGATATTGTTCCCGGCACAACATCAATTACTGGCGGGCCGGGGACTACCTGGGTTTTGGGGCCGGGGCCCATTCGCACCGGGGCGATAAAAGATGGAGCAATGTAAAAAATGCCGGGAAATACGCTGATGCGGTGACCAAGGGAAAGAGCCCGGCCGGTTTCCGGGAGACCATTTCTCCGGAACTGCAGGTGTTCGAGGCCCTGTTCCTAGGCTTGCGGATGGCCGAGGGGATAGAGATAAAAAGTTTTCAGCGCAGATTCGGAAAATCCCCCCTGGAGCACAAGCCACAGGTCTGGCTCCGCTGGAAAGAACAGGGCTGGGCGGAATGGGACGGCAGAAATTTGCGCCTTACGCCCCAGGGCCTGGTGCTGGCCGACGGATTGGCGGTTGAGCTGGCGTAAGGAAACAGAATTCTGCTTGACTTTTAGCCCGGGATTTCGTATCTTTATGGCATCCGGCCATCAATAAAAAAGGAAAGATGAAATGGGCTTTGAAAGCGGACGGCATGGCCAGCTGGGCCAAGAACTTTATTCCAAGGGACGGTTTGGCGAGGCAGTACAGGAGTTTAAAAAAGCCATCAAGATCACGCCCAATTTTGCCGACCTTTACAACCATCTGGGCCTGGCCTATCACCTGAACGGGGAATATGAACAGGCCATCAAGACCTTTAAGCAGGCCATCAGGCTTAATCCACGGTATGTGGAGGCCCACCTGAACATCGCCATTACCCTGAACGAGCTGGGACGTTACGAAGAAGCGGTCTCCTTTTTCAGCCAGGCCACCGAGGCCGAGGACATCAAGGGAGGAATGACCACCGGCATCCGCAACAAATTGTCCTCGGCCCATGCCGGACTGGGAGACACCTATTGCGACATCGGATATAATACCGAAGGAGCCGAGGAATACCAAAAGGCGCTGAAGCTCAATCCCCACCATCACGATGTCCGCTTAAAGCTGGCCAAGACCCACCTGAACCTGGAGCAGTATTATATGGCCATCGAGGAACTGGAGACGCTGACCAGGTCCCATCCCGATTATCTTGAGGCCATAATCTTCCTGGGTGTGGCTTATTTGAAGAACGGGCAGAGGGATAAAGCCCGCAAACAGTGGCAGATCTGCCTGGCCAAGGATCCGGGAAATTTGAGGGCCAAGACCTATCTGACCCTGATGGCCCGGGCAGGGGAGAAATAACGGTATCAGTTTCCGCAGCAAAAAGGACGAAGTTTTCACTTCGTCCTTTTTTCATGTTCCAGGGCCAGCAGTTTCAAAATATCGCTCCGTGAGTAATGCCAGAGCCCGCAGTCCTCGTCGGGGGGCTGGGCCAGGCAGCCGCCCAAGCACCAGGGCAGCAGTCCGCAGATCCGGCAGTGCTGCTGGCGGTAAGGGTTCCAGGCCATCCATTTGAACAACTGCGGGGAGAAGGGATCATTCATTTTTTCATTGATCCGGTTCTCCGTCCGTCCCACATCGTTCCAGCATTTGTAAATGTTTCCCTCCGGATCCACGATGAAACTCTGGGGGTCGGCGGCCTGGCAACAGAGCGGCTTGGGCCGGGGCAGGTTCAGGATCTCAAACCCCGAATTCACCAGGCCCTTAAGAATATCTGTTTCATCATCGCTGAACCGGGGGGCGCTTTGGCAGAACCCGGTCAGGTTGCGGCAGAGCTTTTCCGAAGGTTTTCCAGGAATCACCTTGACCGCTGCCGAAGGAAGGAGCTTGTTCCGGTTCTCCTCCATCCCGGCCAGGCTGGTCAGGTAAACTGTCCGGAGCGAGGGGTCATTCACCGTTTCGCCCGATCCCAGATTGATGAACAGCAGGTCCGGCCGGTTTTGCTTGTCCCTGACGATCGCCGGCAGATGGCCGGGGCCGCCGTTGGTGATCACATGGTAAACAGCATGGGCGTTCAGTTCCCGGCAGGCCTTATCCAGCCATTCTTTCATCTCCAAAGCCAGGGGCCAGGCCAGGGAAGGTTCGCCGCCCCAAAAGGTCACCGAGATTTCTCTGAGGTCGGAGTGCTCCAGCACCAGGTCCTTGATGGCCCCGATGGCCTGAGGGCCCAGGTCCCGGGGTTTTTCGTGATGGGGGCAGCCGGGGCAGTTCTGG is part of the candidate division TA06 bacterium genome and harbors:
- the hemW gene encoding radical SAM family heme chaperone HemW: MNSVYIHIPFCLAKCHYCGFNSQPLEQPAELKKYFQALSFEVDGSRNEIEELRTIYFGGGTPTIATARLIETILKALPIWIPEAELTLEANPGTVSLEKLKALREMGFNRLSLGVQSFNDERLKQIGRVHTARQAVKAFELGAKAGFANINLDLIYALPGQSLNDWKRDLAKALSLEPRHLSLYSLTYERDTEFKKQKAEGKIIPCGEELEADMYLEAVDKLDRAGLKRYEISNFAKKGYCSRHNINYWRAGDYLGFGAGAHSHRGDKRWSNVKNAGKYADAVTKGKSPAGFRETISPELQVFEALFLGLRMAEGIEIKSFQRRFGKSPLEHKPQVWLRWKEQGWAEWDGRNLRLTPQGLVLADGLAVELA
- a CDS encoding tetratricopeptide repeat protein → MGFESGRHGQLGQELYSKGRFGEAVQEFKKAIKITPNFADLYNHLGLAYHLNGEYEQAIKTFKQAIRLNPRYVEAHLNIAITLNELGRYEEAVSFFSQATEAEDIKGGMTTGIRNKLSSAHAGLGDTYCDIGYNTEGAEEYQKALKLNPHHHDVRLKLAKTHLNLEQYYMAIEELETLTRSHPDYLEAIIFLGVAYLKNGQRDKARKQWQICLAKDPGNLRAKTYLTLMARAGEK
- a CDS encoding SPASM domain-containing protein; translation: MKPSRYNHLIRRRSRPQLLYNCVRRSFLPLDQVQAAIYGGLQMPITRNLMNFNDPAVEQTMQLLTDGGFLAEEQADEMQELELASNLFRFSSRRLDLWIGLTTRCDQNCPGCPHHEKPRDLGPQAIGAIKDLVLEHSDLREISVTFWGGEPSLAWPLALEMKEWLDKACRELNAHAVYHVITNGGPGHLPAIVRDKQNRPDLLFINLGSGETVNDPSLRTVYLTSLAGMEENRNKLLPSAAVKVIPGKPSEKLCRNLTGFCQSAPRFSDDETDILKGLVNSGFEILNLPRPKPLCCQAADPQSFIVDPEGNIYKCWNDVGRTENRINEKMNDPFSPQLFKWMAWNPYRQQHCRICGLLPWCLGGCLAQPPDEDCGLWHYSRSDILKLLALEHEKRTK